In Rhodoferax sediminis, the sequence CTGCTCAGGTGGATGTTCAGAAGCGATGCACCGCTGCTGTTTCGCCCGCAACTCGACTGGCAGCAATGGCGCTGGGGCCTGCAGTTCCTCGGCCAGTGTAACGACGCCGCCTTCGAGCGCAACGTGCAGCAAATCGTGGCACTGGGCGCCTACAGCCACGCCGCCTTGAAAGACGTGGTGCGCGCCACCGGCATCGAATACAACCGGCTGGAGTGCGGCATCGCGCACTACTTCACCGACCAGAAGTCCTTTGACGCCGCTGGCGCAGCCGCCGCGCTGATGCACAAATACGGCGTCGAGCGCCGGCTGGTGAGCACGGCCGAGCTGCTCCAGATCGAGCCTGCCTTCAAGCCCTTCGCCTCACGCATCGTGGGCGCCACCTACACCGCCAGCGACGAGAGCGGCGACGCGCGCGTATTCACCCAGGCACTGGCGCGGCTCTGCGTGGCGCGCGGTGCGCAGTTCCTGTACGGGCACGACGTCGAGCGCCTCGTAAAATCCGGAGACGCTATTGAATCCATAGCTGTACGCCCTCGCGGGACGGGGGCTACCGCCTTAAAATCCATCAATCTGATGGCCGACGCGGTGGTCGCGGCGTGCGGCTCGTACACCGCACCGCTGCTGCGCCGCGTGGGCGTGGACCTGCCGATCTATCCCGGCAAGGGCTACAGCGCCACCTTCCAGATCCTGCAGCCGGAGCGCGCGCCCACGGTCAGCACCATCGACGACGAAGTCAAATGCGCCTTCAGCCGCCTCGGCGACCAGTTGCGCGTGGCCGGCACGATTGAATTGGGCGGTTACGACCTGTCGCTGGACACGCCGCTGGCGCGGGCGCGCTGCCGCATGCTGGCCGAGCGCGTCGAGGCCGTGCTGCCCGGCGTGTGCGATACCCGCAGCGCCAGCGAAGGCGGCACGCCGCACTTCTGGGCCGGCCTGCGTCCCGCCACGCCGACCAACATCCCCTACATCGGCAAGACCCGCGTGCGCAAGCTCTGGGTGAATACCGGCCACGGCACCCTGGGCTGGACCCACGGTGCGGGCTCGGGCAAGGCGATTGCCGAGCTGATCAGCGGCGAACAGCCCGGGATGGCGTTCGGGTTTTACGGGTTTGATGCGCCACGCGGGCGCATGGCGGCAACGCCGACCTGAAGAAGGCGCAAGTTACCGGGCCGGGGCTCACAATGGAGGGCAGGATTTTCCTGCCCGCCCGGCAGGGTCCTTGCAGCCCACAGGACAACCACCATGACGCGTACACAAGCGATTGCGCAAGCCCAGCAGCAGTTCGATTCGGGCGCGTTCCGGCAGACGCTGGCACGGCGCGTCGCCATCCCGACCGAGAGCCAGAACCCGCAGCGCGGCGCCGTGCTGGCCGACTACCTTGAAAGCGAAATGCGCCCGGCGTTCGAGGCCATGGGCTTTGTCTGCCAGACGCTGACGCACCCCAAGGCGCGTGCTCCCTTCCTGTTTGCCCAGCGCCTCGAAGACCCGGCCCTGCCCACGGTGTTCGGCTACGGCCACGGCGATGTGATTCGCGGACTGGAGGCTGAGTGGGCATCGGGCCTGTCGCCCTGGACGCTCACCGAGGCCGATGGCCGCTGGTACGGCCGCGGCATCGCCGACAACAAGGGCCAGCACTCGGTCAACCTGCAGGCGCTGGCCAACGTGCTCGGGACGCGCGGCCGACTGGGCTTCAACGCCAAGTATCTGATCGAGATGGGCGAGGAAACCGGCTCGCCCGGCCTGCGCGAACTGTGCGAGGCCAACAAAACCCTGTTCGACGCCGACCTGCTCATAGCCTCCGACGGGCCGCGCCTGCGCGCCGAGCGCCCCACCGTGTTCCTGGGTTCGCGCGGCAGCATGAACTTCGACCTGCGCATCGACGCACGCGCGGGCGGCCACCACTCAGGCAACTGGGGCGGGCTGATCTCCAACCCCGGCATCCAGCTCGCGCATGCAATCGCCAGCATTGTCTCGGCCACCGGCCAGATCCGCATCCCCGAATGGGTGCCCACGGAACTGCCGGACTCGGTGCGGCGCGCGCTGGCCGACTGCGAGGTCGATGGCGGCGCCGACGGCCCAGCGATCGACCCGGGGTGGGGCGAGCCGGGCCTGTCGCCCGCCGAGCGCGTGTTCGGCTGGTGCTCGTTCGAAGTGCTGGCCTACAAAACCGGCAATCCCGAAACGCCGGTCAACGCAATCCCGCCGCGCGCCTGGGCGCGCTGCCAGCTGCGCTTTGTGGCGGGCCCGAATCCGGACGACTTTGTGCCCGCACTGCGCCGCCATCTGGACCGCCAGGGCTTCCCCATGGTGGAAATTTCCGCCCCGCCCGAAGACATGTTCCGCGCCACGCGCATCGACCCCGATGACGCCTGGGTGCGCTGGGCCGTGGCCTCGATCGCGCAGACCAGCGGCCAGAAGCCGGCGCTGCTGCCCAATCTGGGCGGCTCGCTGCCGAATGACATCTTTACCGACGTGCTGGGCCTGCGCACGGTCTGGGTGCCGCACTCCTACCCCGGCTGTTCGCAGCACGCGCCCAACGAACACCTGCCGCCCGCGCTCTTGCGCGAGGGCCTGTGCATCATGACCGGCCTGTACTGGGACCTCGGTGCGGGCCAGACGCCCAAGGAGAAAATGACTTGAGACCCCATCAAAGCCGTGGCGAAGTGACGCCATGGTTTCACCTTGCTCACTATAAAATAGATAGCTATATGTGCATGATCCATATGGGCTACAAGCCGATATGACCGATATACCCGGCCTCTTTGCGGATGACGCCGGTACCGCGCGCTGCGCCTGGTGCCAGGCCACGCCGCTGTACCGGCACTACCATGACAACGAGTGGGGCTGGCCGGTGGCCGACGAGCGCCGGCTGTTCGAGAAGCTGTGCCTGGAAGGCTTCCAGGCCGGCCTGTCCTGGCTCACCATCCTGAACAAGCGCGACGCATTCCGGCGCGCCTTCGCCGAGTTCGACGCCGAGCGGGTCGCGGCCTTCGATGAGAGCGATGTCCAGCGCCTGCTGGGCGATGCCGGCATCGTGCGCCACGCCGGCAAGATCCGCTCGGCCATCAACAACGCCAAACGCGTGCTCGAACTGCGCGCGGAATTCGGTTCCCTGGCGGCCTATGTCTGGCGCTTCGAACCCGAGCCGGCCAACCGGCCCGAGCGCCTCACGCACGAGGCGGTCAAGGCGATGCCGACCTCGCCTGCGTCGCACGCGCTGTCCCGGGACCTGCGCAAGCGCGGCTGGAGCTTTGTCGGCCCGACCACCATGTACGCCTTCATGCAGGCCATGGGGCTGGTCAACGACCATCTCGAGGGCTGCCATGCGCGAGCGGCAGCCCTGGCCGCGCGCGCGAAGTTCAAGTTGCCGGCTTAGCGGGAGGCCCCTCGATGGGGCGCGCACCCCGCGCGCTATCCGTCAAGCGCGACCGCCGGCAGTACGGTGCCGGCGCACTCCCCGAGCCCGATGCGCACGGCGCCGTCGCGCTCGCAATAGCCGCGCAGCGTGAGCGTGTCGCCGTCTTCCAGGAAGGTGTGGCTCTCGCCATTGGGCAGCGTGATACGGTTCTTTCCGCCCAGGGTCAGTTCGAGCAGCGAGCCGGCCTCGTCAGGCTTGCGTCCCGAGAGCGTGCCCGAGCCGAGCAGGTCGCCCGGCTGCAGGTTGCAGCCGCCCACGGTGTGGTGTGCGATCAGCTGCGCCGGCGTCCAGTAGGCCGCTTCGCGGGCGTTGCCTTTGGTCAGGCGCACCGCTGGCGCGCCGGCCTCGCGCATCTTTCGGGTCTGCAGCCAGACCTCCAGCGTGATGTCGAGCGCGCCGTGCTCGCGGTTGGCGGGCGAGTCGAGATACGACAGCGGCGGCGGATCTCCCGCGGGCCGTTCGAACGGGGCGCGAAACGGTGCCAGCGCCTCCATGGTCACGATCCAGGGCGAGATCATCGAGGCGAAGTTCTTCGACAGGAACGGCCCGAGCGGCACATATTCCCAGGCCTGAATGTCGCGCGCCGACCAGTCGTTGAACAGTCCGACGCCGAACAGGTGCTGCTCAGCCTCCTGGATCGGAATCGGCTCGCCGAGCGCGTTGCCGCGGCCGATGAAGAATCCCAGTTCCAGTTCGTAGTCCAGCCGCTGGCTGGGGCCAAAGCTGGGTACCGCGGCATCGGGCGCCTTGGTCTGGCCGCGCGGGCGCTTGACGCGCTGGCCGCTCACGCCGATCGACGAGGCGCGGCCGTGGTAGCCGATCGGCACCCACTTGTAGTTGGGCATCAAAGGGCTGTCGGGGCGAAACAGCTTGCCGACCGTGGTGGCGTGGTGGATGCCGGTGTAGAAGTCGGTGTAGTCGCCGATGCGGCATGGCACGGCCATCTCGAGCGCGGATTGCGCGTGCAGGGCGCCCTGCCAGGCGCCCTGCTGGCTGCTGCCCTCGGCCAGGCCGGCGGAGATCGCGGCGCGCAGCGCCTGTCGATCCGCCGGGCTGGCGGCCATCAGTGCGTTCATGTCGTCGGTGTGGATCAGGCCGGTTGCGCGCAGATCCAGCACCTGGTCGCCGATCGCGACGCCGATGCGCAGGGCATCAACGCCGCCCGCCGTGCGAAAGCGCCCGAACGGCAGGTTCTGGATGGGGAAGTCGCAACCGGCGGCGTTGGCCGAGACCACCCAGCTGCGCAGTTTCGGGTCATGGGTTTCGTTGAGGGTGTTCATGGTTTGAACCTGTCTTTGAGGCCGGCCCAGCAGTCGGCGTAGTCGGTGTCGAGCGCCGGGCTTTGCAGCGCCCAGTTGGTCGGGATGAAACGGTAGCGGCTCTCGAACATGAAGGCCAGCGTGTGGTCGAGCTTCTGCGGCTTCAGGTCGGCATGGCTGGCCTTGTTGAAGGCTTCCTCGTCCGGCCCGTGCGGCACCATGCTGTTATGCAGGCTCGCGCCGCCGGGCTTGAAGCCGCCGGGCTTGGCGTCGTATTCGCCATAGATCAGGCCCATGAACTCGCTCATGAGGTTGCGGTGGTACCAGGGTGGGCGGAAGGTGTCTTCCATCACCAGCCAGCGCGGCGGGAAGATCACGAAGTCGCAGTTGGCGGTGCCATGCGTGTCGCTGGGCGAGGTGAGCACGGTGAAGATGGACGGATCGGGGTGGTCGAAGCTGATCGAGCCGATGGTCATGAAATTGGCGGTGTCGTACTTCAGCGGGGTGAGGTTGCCGTGCCACGCGATGACGTTGAAGGGCGAATGCTGCATCGGCGCGCACCAGAAGCGGCCGCCGAATTTCTTCACGAGTTCGTACGCGCCGGAGCTGTCTTCGTAGGCGGCCACGGGCGCCTGGAAGTCGCGCGCATTGGCCAGCCCGTTGGAGCCAATGGGGCCGAGCTCGGGCAGGCGGAACTGCGCGCCGTAGTTCTCGCAGACGTAGCCGCGCGAAAGACCGTCGGGCAATGCCACCTTGAACACCACGCCGCGCGGCACCAGCGCGATCTCGCCGGGCTTGACCTCGAGCACGCCCATCTCCGTGGTGAGAACCAGGCGGCCCTGCTGCGGCACGATGAGCAGCTCGCCGTCGGCATCGACGAAGGCGCGCCGCTGCATTGAACGATTGGCGCGATAGACCAGCGAGCCGATGCCGACTTGTGCCTCGGCATCGCCATTGGCCGCGAGCGTGCACATGCCGTCGACGAAGTCCGCCCCATCCGTTTCAGCGTTGTCGAGCGGGAACGGGTGCCAGCGCATCGGCTCGGGCGGCAGGGCAACGGTGCGGTCGGCGCCAGTGCTCCAGCCGGTCTGCGCATAGGGCTGGTAGCGGCCCGAGACGACCGAGGGCTGGCGCCGGTACAGCCAGGAGCGCCGGTTCTCGTGGCGCGGCGCGGTAAAGGCGGTGCCGGACACCAGCTCGGGGTACAGGTCCAGCGGCGCGCGCTGCGGGCTGTTGCACCCCTGCGGCAGCGCGCCGGCCACCGCCTCGCTCGCATGCTCGTTGCCGAAGCCGGCCTGGTAACGCAGATCGGACCCGGCGGGCAAGGCGCCCACCGATTGCGATTTTTCCTTAAGCACAGTCATTTTCACCTCCAAAAAGCAGGCCTCAGTGTCCCACCGCGGCCGCCGCCATGTTGGGGCTGGTGCCCGTTTCGCGGCTCATCAGCCACAACATCAGGGCTGAGATCAGCGCAGGCACGGCGACCGCGTAAAAGATACCGGCATTCGACCACTGGTACTGGATCAATATCCCGCCAAGAACCGGGCCGACGATCGAGCCGAAGCGGCCGATGCCCAGGCTCCAGCCAACGCCGGTGGAGCGCTCCGCCGTCGGGTAATAGGTGGCGGCGAGCGCATTTACTGCGGGCTGGCCGCCGATGATGCAAAAGCCGGTGATCGTCACCACCACGAACAGCACCGCCAGCGAGAGGCCCGGCTGACCGATCAGTGCAATCGTGACCGCGGCGACCAGGAAGCACGGCACCAGCACGCGGTAGAAGCCGACGCGATCGATGGCTGGTCCCATTAACACCGTCCCCAGCACGCCACCGGCCTGCAGCGCGGTGCCCACCAGCACGGCATTGGTGGTGGTCAGTCCGGAACTGGCGGCGATCGTCGGCAACCAGTTCGACAGAAAGTAGAGATTCAGCAGATTCATGAAGTTGACGACCCACAGCAACAGGGTAGCCTTGGCCCGGCCGTGCCGGAACAACTCCCCGACGGGTGTGCCCTTGCCCTTGGGCTCGGGCACCACGTATTCGGTGTCGCGGTCGATGCGCACGCTCGGGTCGATCTTCTTCAGGCACGCCCCGACGCGATCCAGATGCTTGCCACGCAACACGAGGAACTGCAGCGATTCGGGCATGCGTATATACATCAGCACCGCCATGATGAGCGGGAAGATCCCGCCGACCCAGAACACGGAGCGCCAGCCAAACGCCGAGATCAGGGCGGCGGAGACCAGCCCGCCGAGCACGGCGCCGAGCGTAAAGCCGCACGAAACGAGCATCATCAGCGTGACGCGCCTGTGCTTGGGGCTGTATTCACCGGCCAGCGCCATCGCGTTGGGCATGATGGCGCCCAGACCCAGGCCGGCAATGAAGCGCAGGATCTCGAGCTCCCTGATGCTGGTGGCGTGCGCCGTCCAGATCATGAACACCGCAAAGAACACGGAGGCCCAGATCAGCACCGGGCGGCGCCCGATCCTGTCGGCCAGCACGCTCAAGGCCAGCGACCCCACCAGCATGCCCAGCAGGCCGGCGCCGAACACCGGCCCGAGCATGGCCTTGTTGACGCCCCACTCCTTGATGATCACCGGCGCCACGTAGCCCATGGACTGCACGTCGAAGCCGTCCATCACCACCGTCAGGCCGACCAGGATGAGAATCCATTTCTGGAAGCCGCCGACCTTGTTCGCATCGATCACCGCGGGGATGTCGATGGTCCTGCTTATGCTCATGAGAGATCTCCTGTGTGCCACAAGAAAGGGCGCTTGCACGCGTAGCTCCGGTGGCCCGTGCTACGCGGCAACGGCTTCACCCGCAAGGTCGTAGCTTCCATCGTGCATCCAGGCGGCATGTTTGGGCGCCTTCTTGGTTTTCGACCATTCCTCGAGCATCTCCCACTTCACCGCGTCGAGCTTGCGCTGCATCTCGGGCGTGGCGGTGTCGGCCACGAGTTCGAGCCGGTGGCCGTTCGGGTCGAAGAAATAGATCGACTTGAAGATGGTGTGGTCCGTCACACCGAGCACCTTGATGCCGTTGGCCTCGAGCTGGGCCTTGGCCTCAAGCAGGTGCGCCTCGCTCTCGACTTTGAACGAGATATGCTGCACCCAAGCCGGCGTGTTGGGATCGCGGCCCATAGGCGGCGAGTTGGGGATTTCGAAGAATGCCAGCACGTTGCCGCCACCGGCGTCCAGAAACGGGTGCATGTACGGATCGGCCGCCTTGGTCGACGGTACCTGATCCTCGGCGATCGCGAGGATAAGCTTCATGTTCAAATTTTTAGCGTACCACTCGACGGTTTCCTTGGCGTCGTTGCAGCGGTAGGCGACGTGATGAATTCTCATGATCTGCATGGCTTTTCTCCGGTTGACAGGGTTGATGGAAGTGTCCAGCGCCCCGGCCGTTCGCAGTGTGGCGGGCAATGGATGAACTTGATTAAAGCGTCGCCGCATTCATAATACAAACGGGATTTGTTGATGCATTTATGAGGCTTTCCAATGAATGTGACGCTTCGACAATTGCGCGCCTTCGCGGCCGTCGCCCGCAGTGGCAGCTTCACGCTGGCAGCCGAGAGCCTCTTCGTCACGCAATCGGCGCTGAGCGGACTCATCAAGGAGCTGGAGCAGGCGCTCGGGCTGCGCGTGATCGACCGCAGTACGCGCAAGGCCCGGTTATCAGAAGTCGGGCGCGACCTTTATCCGCTGGTGGACAAAATCATTCACGATCTCGATGGTGTGCTTGACGATGTCACCAATCTCAAGTCACTCAAAGCGGGACTGGTACGCATTGCGGCCCCGCAGCTAATGGCCTCCACCCTGATTCCGGAGGCAATGGCGGCCTACACCGCACAACATCCGAACATCCGCATCAAACTGGTGGACTGCGCGGTGGAAACCGTCATGTCACGGGTTTTTTCAGGCGAGGTCGATTTTGGCATCGGGCCCGAACGCGACCCGAACTCCGACATCACGGCAACACCCCTGTTTGAAGCGCCGTTCATGGCGGTATTTCCGCCCGGGCATCCGCTGGACCGGCTGCCCGAGATTTGCTGGGGCGATCTGATGCGTTTCCCTGTTATTTCCCTGCAGGGCCAGTTCACCGACCGGCTTGCCATCGATCTGAGCGCCGCAGTGTACGGACCAAAGCTGATGCCCGCCAACGAGGTGGCCTTCATGTCGACAGCGCTGAGCATGGTGAACGCCGGGCTCGGTGTCACCGTGTGCATCCCCTACGCCGCTTCTCTGGTGCGCCTGTACAAGCTGGAGATGCGTGCCTTGGGCGATCCGGTGGTCAGTCGTTGCTTCTTCATCTTCAGCCGTAAAGAGCAATCGCTATCGCCGGCCGCCACAAGCTTCATGGACTTTTTGTTCCAGTATGTCGCCGCGCATGAAGACATTGCCCGGTGGACTGTCGCTGGCAAGCCGAGTCCATAATCTGCGCTCCACCCCACGCCGACACACCGGCGCCGGCTTAGCGATACCACACCCCCGGAGCACGCCATGATCGTCGTCCACCACCTCAACGATTCGCGCTCGCAGCGCGTACTGTGGCTGCTCGAAGAGCTCGGCCTGCCCTATGAGATCAAGCGCTACCAGCGCAACGCCCAGACCCGGCTGGCGCCGCCCGAACTCACGGCCGTGCATCCGCTGGGCAAGTCGCCGGTGATCACCGACGACGGACAAACCATCATCGAATCCGGCGCGATCGTCGACTACCTGATCCGGCGCCACGGCGGCGGGCGCCTGCAACCGGCGCCGCATACGCATGAGTACGACGCCTACCAGCAGTGGCTGCATTACGCCGAAGGCTCGGCCATGCTGCCGCTGATGCTGAAGCTGTACGTCTCGCGGCTCGGTGACGCCGGTGCGCCCTTGTTCCCGCGCATCGAGAGCGAAATCGCCAACCACCTGGGCTATGTCAATCAATCCTTGCAGGGCCGCGACTGGCTGGTGGGCAACAACCTGACCGGCGCCGACATCCAGATGAGCTTTGTCGGAGAAGTGGCGGGCAGTCGCGGCAACCGCGAGAACTTTTCGCATATCCAGGCGTGGGTCGAGCGTTTCCAGGCCCGGCCCGCCTACCGCCGCGCCATCGAGCGCGGCGGGCCCTACGCGCACGCGCGCTGAATGCTCAGCCAGCCGCCTGCAATGACTGCCATATCTTTACCGCTGTCAGCGGCATCTGCAGGCCCGGCGCCTGGCTCGCGTGACCGCCGCGCGCCAGCGCATCGGCCACGGCGTTGACCACGCTGGGCACGGCGCCGATGGTGCCGAGTTCGCCCACGCCCTTGACGCCCA encodes:
- a CDS encoding D-amino acid dehydrogenase; translation: MKVIVLGAGIIGVSTAWHLLERGHEVTVVERQGDAALETSFANAAQISVSYCEPWANRGAPLKLLRWMFRSDAPLLFRPQLDWQQWRWGLQFLGQCNDAAFERNVQQIVALGAYSHAALKDVVRATGIEYNRLECGIAHYFTDQKSFDAAGAAAALMHKYGVERRLVSTAELLQIEPAFKPFASRIVGATYTASDESGDARVFTQALARLCVARGAQFLYGHDVERLVKSGDAIESIAVRPRGTGATALKSINLMADAVVAACGSYTAPLLRRVGVDLPIYPGKGYSATFQILQPERAPTVSTIDDEVKCAFSRLGDQLRVAGTIELGGYDLSLDTPLARARCRMLAERVEAVLPGVCDTRSASEGGTPHFWAGLRPATPTNIPYIGKTRVRKLWVNTGHGTLGWTHGAGSGKAIAELISGEQPGMAFGFYGFDAPRGRMAATPT
- a CDS encoding M20 family metallopeptidase → MTRTQAIAQAQQQFDSGAFRQTLARRVAIPTESQNPQRGAVLADYLESEMRPAFEAMGFVCQTLTHPKARAPFLFAQRLEDPALPTVFGYGHGDVIRGLEAEWASGLSPWTLTEADGRWYGRGIADNKGQHSVNLQALANVLGTRGRLGFNAKYLIEMGEETGSPGLRELCEANKTLFDADLLIASDGPRLRAERPTVFLGSRGSMNFDLRIDARAGGHHSGNWGGLISNPGIQLAHAIASIVSATGQIRIPEWVPTELPDSVRRALADCEVDGGADGPAIDPGWGEPGLSPAERVFGWCSFEVLAYKTGNPETPVNAIPPRAWARCQLRFVAGPNPDDFVPALRRHLDRQGFPMVEISAPPEDMFRATRIDPDDAWVRWAVASIAQTSGQKPALLPNLGGSLPNDIFTDVLGLRTVWVPHSYPGCSQHAPNEHLPPALLREGLCIMTGLYWDLGAGQTPKEKMT
- a CDS encoding DNA-3-methyladenine glycosylase I, encoding MTDIPGLFADDAGTARCAWCQATPLYRHYHDNEWGWPVADERRLFEKLCLEGFQAGLSWLTILNKRDAFRRAFAEFDAERVAAFDESDVQRLLGDAGIVRHAGKIRSAINNAKRVLELRAEFGSLAAYVWRFEPEPANRPERLTHEAVKAMPTSPASHALSRDLRKRGWSFVGPTTMYAFMQAMGLVNDHLEGCHARAAALAARAKFKLPA
- the fahA gene encoding fumarylacetoacetase produces the protein MNTLNETHDPKLRSWVVSANAAGCDFPIQNLPFGRFRTAGGVDALRIGVAIGDQVLDLRATGLIHTDDMNALMAASPADRQALRAAISAGLAEGSSQQGAWQGALHAQSALEMAVPCRIGDYTDFYTGIHHATTVGKLFRPDSPLMPNYKWVPIGYHGRASSIGVSGQRVKRPRGQTKAPDAAVPSFGPSQRLDYELELGFFIGRGNALGEPIPIQEAEQHLFGVGLFNDWSARDIQAWEYVPLGPFLSKNFASMISPWIVTMEALAPFRAPFERPAGDPPPLSYLDSPANREHGALDITLEVWLQTRKMREAGAPAVRLTKGNAREAAYWTPAQLIAHHTVGGCNLQPGDLLGSGTLSGRKPDEAGSLLELTLGGKNRITLPNGESHTFLEDGDTLTLRGYCERDGAVRIGLGECAGTVLPAVALDG
- the hmgA gene encoding homogentisate 1,2-dioxygenase, giving the protein MTVLKEKSQSVGALPAGSDLRYQAGFGNEHASEAVAGALPQGCNSPQRAPLDLYPELVSGTAFTAPRHENRRSWLYRRQPSVVSGRYQPYAQTGWSTGADRTVALPPEPMRWHPFPLDNAETDGADFVDGMCTLAANGDAEAQVGIGSLVYRANRSMQRRAFVDADGELLIVPQQGRLVLTTEMGVLEVKPGEIALVPRGVVFKVALPDGLSRGYVCENYGAQFRLPELGPIGSNGLANARDFQAPVAAYEDSSGAYELVKKFGGRFWCAPMQHSPFNVIAWHGNLTPLKYDTANFMTIGSISFDHPDPSIFTVLTSPSDTHGTANCDFVIFPPRWLVMEDTFRPPWYHRNLMSEFMGLIYGEYDAKPGGFKPGGASLHNSMVPHGPDEEAFNKASHADLKPQKLDHTLAFMFESRYRFIPTNWALQSPALDTDYADCWAGLKDRFKP
- a CDS encoding MFS transporter, which translates into the protein MSISRTIDIPAVIDANKVGGFQKWILILVGLTVVMDGFDVQSMGYVAPVIIKEWGVNKAMLGPVFGAGLLGMLVGSLALSVLADRIGRRPVLIWASVFFAVFMIWTAHATSIRELEILRFIAGLGLGAIMPNAMALAGEYSPKHRRVTLMMLVSCGFTLGAVLGGLVSAALISAFGWRSVFWVGGIFPLIMAVLMYIRMPESLQFLVLRGKHLDRVGACLKKIDPSVRIDRDTEYVVPEPKGKGTPVGELFRHGRAKATLLLWVVNFMNLLNLYFLSNWLPTIAASSGLTTTNAVLVGTALQAGGVLGTVLMGPAIDRVGFYRVLVPCFLVAAVTIALIGQPGLSLAVLFVVVTITGFCIIGGQPAVNALAATYYPTAERSTGVGWSLGIGRFGSIVGPVLGGILIQYQWSNAGIFYAVAVPALISALMLWLMSRETGTSPNMAAAAVGH
- a CDS encoding VOC family protein; the protein is MQIMRIHHVAYRCNDAKETVEWYAKNLNMKLILAIAEDQVPSTKAADPYMHPFLDAGGGNVLAFFEIPNSPPMGRDPNTPAWVQHISFKVESEAHLLEAKAQLEANGIKVLGVTDHTIFKSIYFFDPNGHRLELVADTATPEMQRKLDAVKWEMLEEWSKTKKAPKHAAWMHDGSYDLAGEAVAA
- a CDS encoding LysR family transcriptional regulator produces the protein MNVTLRQLRAFAAVARSGSFTLAAESLFVTQSALSGLIKELEQALGLRVIDRSTRKARLSEVGRDLYPLVDKIIHDLDGVLDDVTNLKSLKAGLVRIAAPQLMASTLIPEAMAAYTAQHPNIRIKLVDCAVETVMSRVFSGEVDFGIGPERDPNSDITATPLFEAPFMAVFPPGHPLDRLPEICWGDLMRFPVISLQGQFTDRLAIDLSAAVYGPKLMPANEVAFMSTALSMVNAGLGVTVCIPYAASLVRLYKLEMRALGDPVVSRCFFIFSRKEQSLSPAATSFMDFLFQYVAAHEDIARWTVAGKPSP
- a CDS encoding glutathione S-transferase family protein, which translates into the protein MIVVHHLNDSRSQRVLWLLEELGLPYEIKRYQRNAQTRLAPPELTAVHPLGKSPVITDDGQTIIESGAIVDYLIRRHGGGRLQPAPHTHEYDAYQQWLHYAEGSAMLPLMLKLYVSRLGDAGAPLFPRIESEIANHLGYVNQSLQGRDWLVGNNLTGADIQMSFVGEVAGSRGNRENFSHIQAWVERFQARPAYRRAIERGGPYAHAR